The nucleotide window ATTATGAAATTAAAAGAAATGAATAAAATATAAAAATTAAAACATGTATTTCAACTGAATTAAAAAAAATATTTTATATTAATAAATATTAAAAAATATTGTATACGTTTTTTATTTTAAATGTTCATCTAGAAATATTGTTAATTCTTGTTTAGATACGAATCCTACTTTACTGGCTGATACTTCTCCATTTTTAAATAACAATAAAGTAGGAATACCTTTAATAGAATATTTGTTAGATGTAACACTATTATGTTCTACATTAATTGACCAAAATAATAATTTACTCTCATATTCTTTTGCAACTTCTTCTAGAACAGGTGCTAATAGTTTACACGGATGACACCAGTTTGCCCAAAAATCTACTAATGAAAATCCTTTGTATTCTAATATTTTTTCCTTAAAATTATT belongs to Buchnera aphidicola (Anoecia corni) and includes:
- the trxA gene encoding thioredoxin gives rise to the protein MKTKYVNPVTDNNFKEKILEYKGFSLVDFWANWCHPCKLLAPVLEEVAKEYESKLLFWSINVEHNSVTSNKYSIKGIPTLLLFKNGEVSASKVGFVSKQELTIFLDEHLK